In one window of Anser cygnoides isolate HZ-2024a breed goose chromosome 3, Taihu_goose_T2T_genome, whole genome shotgun sequence DNA:
- the FILIP1 gene encoding filamin-A-interacting protein 1 isoform X4 produces the protein MLVDERQMHIEQLGQQSQKIQDLNQKLKEEEEKLKIITAKTKEDGQKLMKLETELEHKTSSFSQEHEEMTAKLANQESHNRQLRLKLVGLTRRIEELEETNRSLQKAEEELQELRDKIAKGECGNSSLMAEVENLRKRVLEMEGKDEEITKTESQCKELKNKLQEEEHHSKELKLEVEKLQKRMSELEKLEEAFSKSKSECTQLHINLEKEKNLTKDLINELEVVKTRVKDLEASESKLEKAEISLKDDLTKLKSFTVMLVDERKNMMEKIKQEEKRVEGLNKNFKVEQGKVMDVTEKLIEESKKFLKLKSEMEDKVSSLTKERDELIGKLKSEEEKSSELSCRVDLLKKRIDGMEEVEREITRGRARKGPEHGCHEDNKIKELTIEIERLKKRLKQLEVVEGDLMKTEDEYDQLEQKFRTEQDKANLLSQQLEEMKLQIAKNKAIEKGEAVSQEAELRHRFRLEEAKSRDLKAEVQALKEKIHELMNKEDQLSQLQVDYSVLQQRFMEEENKNKSMGQEVLNLTRELELSKRYSRALRPSINGRRIVDVPVTSTGVQTDAVSSEAAEEETPAVFIRKSFQEENHIMSNLRQVGLKKPMERSSVLERYPPAANELAMRKSWIPWMRKRETGAQATPDKGTRAHGSPAHPGEVVLSPKQGQPLHIRVTPDHENSTATLEITSPTSEEFFSSTTVIPTLGNQKPRITIIPSPNVMPQKGKGSESPMGPDRSMSPVTITTFSREKSPEGGRAPFVDRPASPIQIMTVSTSAAPTEISVSPQSQDTTMGRAVFKVTPEKQTVPTPIRKYNANANIITTEDNKIHIHLGSQFKRSPGATLDGASPVITVRPVNIAAEKEVVTGTVLRSPRNNLSSRPAASKVTSTITITPVTTSSTRGTQSVTGQDGSSPRPTPTRIPVSKGMKAGKPVVAAPGAGNVTKFEPRAETQSMKIELKKSSGSSSGSLGGGQG, from the exons ATGCTGGTGGATGAAAGACAAATGCATATTGAACAACTTGGTCAACAGAGCCAGAAAATACAAGATTTAAATCAAAaactaaaggaagaagaagaaaagcttaaaatcattactgcaaaaacaaaagaggaTGGACAAAAACTGATGAAGTTAGAGACAGAACTTGAACACAAAACGTCATCATTTTCTCAAGAACATGAGGAGATGACGGCTAAACTGGCTAATCAAGAGTCACATAACAGACAGCTAAGGCTTAAGTTGGTTGGGTTGACTCGCAGAATAGAGGAGTTAGAAGAAACTAACAGAAGTCTTCAAAAAGCTGAGGAGGAACTTCAAGAACTAAGAGATAAAATAGCAAAAGGGGAATGTGGGAACTCTAGCTTAATGGCAGAAGTGGAAAACCTTCGCAAGCGTGTGCTTGAAATGGAGGGAAAAGATGAAGAGATCACAAAAACCGAATCCCAGTGtaaagagctgaaaaataaactgcaagaGGAAGAGCACCATAGTAAAGAGCTGAAACTTGAAGTGGAAAAGTTGCAGAAGAGAATGTCAGAACTGGAGAAACTGGAAGAGGCTTTCAGTAAAAGTAAGTCTGAATGCACCCAGCTACACATAaacttggagaaggaaaagaatttaACTAAGGATTTGATAAATGAGTTGGAAGTGGTGAAGACTCGAGTGAAGGACCTTGAGGCATCAGAAAGTAAGTTGGAAAAGGCTGAAATAAGCTTAAAAGATGACCTTACAAAGCTGAAGTCATTTACTGTAATGTTGGTTGATGAACggaaaaatatgatggaaaaaataaaacaggaggaaaaaagggttGAGGGTCTAAACAAGAATTTTAAAGTTGAACAAGGGAAAGTTATGGATGTAACAGAGAAGCTGATAGAAGAAAGTAAGAaatttttgaaactgaaatctgaaatggAGGATAAGGTGTCTAGTTTGACAAAGGAAAGGGATGAGTTGATTGGCAAACTgaaaagtgaagaagaaaaatcgTCTGAACTAAGCTGCAGAGTTGACCTGTTAAAGAAAAGGATTGATGGTATGGAGGAAGTAGAAAGAGAAATTACGAGAGGTCGAGCCAGAAAAGGACCAGAGCATGGTTGTCATGAGGACAACAAGATTAAGGAGCTTACCATTGAAattgaaagactgaaaaaacgTCTCAAACAATTGGAAGTGGTTGAAGGAGATTTGATGAAGACAGAAGATGAATATGATCAGCTAGAGCAGAAATTTAGGACTGAGCAGGATAAAGCTAACTTACTTTCTCAACAGCTGGAGGAGATGAAGCTCCAGATTgccaaaaacaaagcaatagaAAAAGGTGAAGCAGTGAGCCAGGAGGCAGAGTTGAGGCACAGGTTTCGTTTGGAAGAGGCTAAAAGCAGAGATTTGAAAGCAGAAGTTCAAGCTCTTAAGGAGAAAATCCATGAGCTGATGAACAAAGAAGACCAACTTTCTCAGCTTCAGGTTGATTACTCGGTTCTGCAGCAGAGGtttatggaagaagaaaataaaaacaagagcaTGGGACAGGAAGTTCTGAACCTAACAAGAGAGTTAGAGCTTTCTAAGCGTTACAGCCGTGCTCTGAGGCCCAGCATAAATGGACGAAGAATAGTCGATGTTCCTGTGACATCCACTGGTGTGCAAACAGATGCTGTAAGCAgtgaagcagcagaagaagAAACTCCAGCTGTGTTTATACGTAAATCCTTCCAGGAAGAGAATCACATCATGAGCAATCTGCGACAGGTAGGTCTGAAGAAACCCATGGAGCGTTCTTCAGTCCTTGAGAGATATCCTCCAGCAGCAAATGAACTTGCAATGAGGAAATCGTGGATACCATGGATGAGAAAGAGGGAAACTGGGGCTCAGGCAACTCCGGATAAAGGAACCCGAGCCCACGGTAGTCCAGCACATCCTGGGGAGGTTGTCCTTTCTCCAAAACAAGGTCAGCCTCTTCATATTCGGGTGACACCAGATCATGAGAACAGCACAGCTACTTTGGAGATAACCAGTCCAACCTCAGAGGAGTTTTTTTCAAGTACCACTGTCATTCCTACTTTGGGAAATCAGAAGCCACGAATAACCATCATTCCTTCTCCAAATGTTATGccccaaaaaggaaaaggcagtgaAAGTCCAATGGGCCCAGACCGTTCTATGTCTCCCGTCACTATAACAACATTCTCCAGAGAAAAGTCTccagagggagggagagcacCCTTTGTTGACAGACCTGCATCACCGATTCAGATTATGACAGTATCGACATCCGCAGCACCAACAGAAATCTCTGTTTCTCCTCAGTCACAAGACACGACCATGGGAAGGGCTGTCTTCAAAGTtacaccagaaaaacaaacagtccCAACTCCAATCCGGAAATACAACGCCAATGCCAACATTATTACAACAGAAGACAACAAAATCCACATCCACTTAGGTTCCCAGTTTAAACGCTCTCCTGGTGCCACGCTGGATGGTGCAAGTCCTGTGATAACAGTCAGACCAGTGAACATAGCAGCCGAGAAGGAAGTTGTCACTGGAACCGTCCTTCGATCGCCCCGGAACAACCTGTCCTCACGACCTGCAGCGAGCAAGGTGACAAGTACTATCACTATAACTCCTGTTACTACGTCTTCCACACGAGGAACACAGTCAGTG ACAGGACAGGATGGGTCATCCCCGAGACCTACACCCACCCGCATTCCTGTGTCAAAAGGTATGAAAGCAGGAAAGCCAGTAgtggcagccccaggagcaggaaaTGTGACAAAATTCGAGCCTCGTGCCGAGACTCAGTCTATGAAAATAGAACTGAAGAAATcttcaggcagcagctctggctccCTGGGCGGGGGTCAGGGCTGA
- the TMEM30A gene encoding cell cycle control protein 50A, with amino-acid sequence MAVNYSAKEEADGHPAAGGGAPGGSGAPGAGGGGGGGGGGGGGGAVKSRKPDNTAFKQQRLPAWQPILTAGTVLPAFFVIGLIFIPIGIGIFVTSNNIREYEIDYTGTDPSSPCNKCLNVSWDSTLPCTCTINFTLEHSFESNVFMYYGLSNFYQNHRRYVKSRDDSQLNGDNSSLLNPSKECEPYRMNEDKPIAPCGAIANSMFNDTLELYRIDNDTRTPITLIKKGIAWWTDKNVKFRNPTGDGNNLTALFQGTTKPVNWPKPVYMLDSELDNNGFINEDFIVWMRTAALPTFRKLYRLIERKNNLQPTLQAGKYSLEITYNYPVYSFDGRKRMILSTISWMGGKNPFLGIAYITVGSICFFLGVVLLIIHHKYGNRNTSADIPN; translated from the exons ATGGCGGTGAACTACAGCGCCAAGGAGGAGGCGGACGGGCACCctgcggccggcggcggggcgccggggggcagcggggcgccgggggcaggcgggggagggggaggaggagggggaggcggcggcggcggggcggtgaAGAGCCGCAAGCCGGACAACACGGCGTTCAAGCAGCAGCGCCTGCCCGCCTGGCAGCCCATCCTGACGGCGGGCACCGTGCTGCCGGCCTTCTTCGTCATCGGGCTCATCTTCATCCCCATCGGCATCGGCATCTTCGTCACCTCCAACAACATCCGCGAGTACGAg attGATTATACAGGAACAGACCCTTCCAGTCCCTGCaacaaatgtttaaatgtttcctGGGATAGCACACTGCCTTGTACTTGCACCATCAATTTCACCCTGGAACATTCATTTGAG AGTAATGTGTTCATGTATTATGGACTCTCCAACTTCTACCAAAATCATCGTCGCTATGTGAAATCTCGAGATGACAGCCAACTAAATGGAGATAACAGTTCACTACTT AATCCAAGCAAGGAATGTGAGCCTTACCGCATGAATGAGGACAAACCCATTGCTCCCTGTGGGGCTATTGCCAACAGTATGTTCAATG ATACCTTGGAATTATACCGCATTGATAATGACACAAGGACTCCTattactttaattaaaaaaggcaTTGCATGGTGGacagataaaaatgtaaagtTCAGGAATCCTACAGGAGATGGGAATAACTTAACTGCACTTTTCCAAG gCACGACGAAGCCTGTAAACTGGCCCAAGCCAGTGTATATGCTGGACTCAGAGCTTGACAACAATGGCTTTATCAACGAAGACTTTATTGTGTGGATGCGTACTGCTGCTCTGCCAACTTTTCGCAAGCTGTATCGTCTCATTGAAAGGAAGAACAACTTACAGCCTACCTTGCAGGCTGGAAAATACTCTTTGGAAATCACATACA ATTATCCTGTATACAGTTTTGATGGACGGAAAAGGATGATCCTAAGCACCATCTCATGGATGGGAGGCAAAAATCCCTTTCTGGGAATTGCGTACATCACTGTTGGGTCCATATGTTTCTTCTTAGGAGTTGTATTGCTGATCATCCATCACAAATACGGAAATAGAAACACTAGTGCAGACATTCCCAATTAA